A window from Deinococcus aquiradiocola encodes these proteins:
- a CDS encoding sugar ABC transporter ATP-binding protein: MTAHTPRSTLPRTTQASGPGTPLLELRGLSKVFGGTRAVDDVSLTLHPGEILALLGQNGAGKSTIIKMLAGVHAPSAGEIRVLGEPLGSYGKAPPIAFIHQDLGLVDWMTVTENLSLGQPYPRRGPFIDWRAAKEQALRTLERVGGGIRPDARVQSLPRTERALVAIARALSVQAQVLVLDEPTSSLPAADVQRLFRVLRGLQAQGVGMIYVSHRLDEVFQISDRTVVLRDGRKVGEAPTRDTAPEALVTQIVGRRLEQLYPRAPTPAGGAARLEVQDLQPDGAETVTFHVQPGEVLGVTGLKGAGQVAVGRSLFGLHGHAGHVTLNGRPVDTRTPGAAMASGIGFVSANRREESLALPLSVRENFFMNPALQGTPFLGRLSAATETPRAQAWVQRYGVRPADPEAPVETLSGGNQQKVVMARWLEFGGQLLILEEPTLGVDVGSKADIYRLLAGALERGLAVLLVSTDFEEIAGVAHRALVFDRGRVVRELGGDTLTLEQLNLWAAGGAALQSSSPQGATHAVPEE, from the coding sequence GTGACCGCGCACACCCCCCGGAGCACGCTCCCCCGGACGACCCAGGCCTCCGGCCCGGGGACGCCGCTGCTGGAACTGCGCGGCCTGAGCAAGGTGTTCGGCGGGACGCGCGCCGTGGACGACGTGAGCCTCACCCTGCACCCCGGCGAGATCCTCGCGCTGCTCGGTCAGAACGGCGCGGGCAAGAGCACCATCATCAAGATGCTGGCCGGCGTGCACGCCCCGAGCGCCGGTGAGATCCGCGTGCTGGGCGAGCCGCTCGGCAGTTACGGCAAGGCGCCGCCCATCGCGTTCATCCACCAGGACCTCGGCCTGGTCGACTGGATGACCGTCACCGAGAACCTCTCGCTCGGCCAGCCGTACCCGAGGCGCGGCCCGTTCATCGACTGGCGTGCCGCGAAAGAGCAGGCGCTCCGCACGCTGGAACGCGTGGGGGGCGGCATCCGCCCGGACGCGCGCGTGCAGTCGCTGCCGCGCACGGAGCGCGCCCTGGTCGCCATCGCCCGCGCGCTGTCGGTGCAGGCGCAGGTGCTGGTGCTGGACGAACCGACGAGCAGCCTGCCCGCCGCCGACGTGCAGCGCCTCTTCCGGGTTCTGCGCGGCCTGCAGGCCCAGGGGGTCGGCATGATCTACGTGTCGCACCGGCTGGACGAGGTGTTCCAGATCAGCGACCGCACGGTCGTGCTGCGCGACGGCCGCAAGGTCGGCGAGGCCCCCACGCGCGACACCGCCCCCGAGGCGCTCGTGACGCAGATCGTGGGCCGACGCCTGGAGCAGCTGTACCCGCGCGCCCCCACGCCCGCAGGCGGAGCGGCGCGCCTGGAGGTGCAAGACCTGCAGCCGGACGGCGCAGAAACCGTCACCTTTCACGTGCAGCCGGGCGAGGTGCTGGGCGTCACGGGCCTCAAGGGGGCGGGGCAGGTCGCGGTGGGCCGCTCGCTGTTCGGCCTGCACGGCCACGCCGGGCACGTCACCCTGAACGGCCGCCCGGTCGACACCCGGACGCCCGGAGCGGCCATGGCGAGCGGCATCGGCTTCGTGAGCGCCAACCGGCGCGAGGAGAGCCTCGCCCTGCCGCTCAGCGTGCGCGAGAACTTCTTCATGAACCCCGCCCTGCAGGGCACGCCCTTCCTCGGGCGACTGTCGGCCGCCACCGAGACGCCGCGCGCGCAGGCGTGGGTGCAGCGGTACGGGGTGCGGCCCGCCGACCCGGAAGCGCCGGTCGAGACGCTGTCCGGCGGCAACCAGCAGAAGGTCGTGATGGCCCGCTGGCTGGAGTTCGGCGGACAGCTGCTCATTCTGGAGGAACCGACCCTCGGGGTGGACGTGGGCAGCAAGGCCGACATCTACCGCCTGCTGGCGGGCGCGCTGGAGCGCGGCCTGGCCGTGCTGCTCGTCTCCACCGACTTCGAGGAGATCGCGGGCGTCGCGCACCGCGCCCTCGTGTTCGACCGTGGCCGCGTCGTCAGGGAACTCGGCGGCGACACCCTCACCCTGGAGCAGCTGAACCTGTGGGCGGCCGGCGGCGCGGCCCTCCAGTCCTCATCGCCGCAAGGAGCGACCCATGCAGTCCCTGAAGAGTAA
- a CDS encoding ABC transporter permease has translation MQSLKSNALEPDLSDIQQQGLQGAVRRAARLIPSYGVVLLTLALIVLFSVLLPQTFPTWTNARLIMGNQAVTALLALAVMIPMVAGKIDISIGYGVVLFEILSVSLQTQNHLPWPVVIGIVVVLGALLGVVNAMLVELARIDAFIATLGTGTVVYAIALWYTNGQQVIGALPPSFFRLSGGNLLGLPLPAVYVLVLSVVMWLALDHTPVGRYLYAVGANPEAARLNGVNTRRYIVLAFVASGVITALAGVILASKLRIGQIGVGLDYLLPALVAAFLGSTTIRPGRVNVWGTLVGIVILAVGISGLQQLGGAFWVEPMFNGLTLLVAIGLAGFAGRKRSAVKRLPPLPSTDLPSQPGTPGKGEPQ, from the coding sequence ATGCAGTCCCTGAAGAGTAACGCCCTCGAACCGGACCTGAGCGACATCCAGCAGCAGGGCCTGCAGGGCGCCGTCAGGCGCGCGGCGCGCCTCATTCCCAGCTACGGCGTCGTGCTGCTCACCCTGGCATTGATCGTGCTGTTCAGCGTGCTGCTCCCGCAGACCTTCCCGACCTGGACGAACGCCCGCCTCATCATGGGCAACCAGGCGGTGACGGCCCTCCTGGCACTCGCCGTGATGATTCCCATGGTGGCCGGCAAGATCGACATCAGCATCGGGTACGGCGTGGTGCTGTTCGAGATTCTCAGCGTGAGCCTGCAGACGCAGAATCACCTGCCTTGGCCCGTCGTGATCGGAATCGTGGTGGTGCTCGGCGCGCTGCTCGGCGTGGTGAACGCCATGCTGGTGGAACTCGCGCGGATCGACGCGTTCATCGCGACGCTCGGGACCGGCACCGTCGTGTACGCCATCGCCCTGTGGTACACGAACGGGCAGCAGGTGATCGGGGCGCTGCCGCCCAGCTTCTTCCGGCTGAGCGGCGGGAACCTGCTCGGCCTGCCGCTCCCGGCCGTGTACGTGCTCGTGCTGAGCGTCGTGATGTGGCTGGCCCTCGACCACACCCCGGTCGGACGGTACCTGTACGCGGTCGGCGCGAACCCCGAAGCGGCCCGCCTGAACGGCGTGAACACCCGGCGGTACATCGTGCTGGCCTTCGTGGCGAGCGGCGTCATCACGGCGCTCGCGGGCGTGATCCTCGCCTCGAAACTGCGGATCGGGCAGATCGGCGTGGGCCTCGACTACCTTCTTCCGGCGCTCGTCGCGGCGTTCCTCGGCTCGACCACCATCCGGCCCGGCCGGGTGAACGTGTGGGGCACGCTCGTCGGCATCGTGATCCTCGCGGTCGGCATCTCGGGCCTGCAGCAGCTCGGCGGGGCCTTCTGGGTCGAGCCGATGTTCAACGGCCTGACCCTGCTCGTCGCGATCGGCCTGGCGGGCTTCGCGGGCCGCAAACGCAGCGCCGTGAAACGCCTCCCCCCCCTCCCCTCCACGGACCTTCCCTCTCAGCCCGGCACGCCCGGAAAAGGAGAACCACAATGA
- a CDS encoding substrate-binding domain-containing protein has protein sequence MKSTAVLSTLVAVTAAASLPAHAQASDPVLSKARAFVATAAAQANRWTGPTTGPKAQAGKTVVYVSSDQRNGGAQGVGVGVQEAGKAIGWTVRVLDGRGTVSGHADALGQAIALKPSAIILGGFDAAEQADLLEQANAAGIVVAGWHAGAASGPISSPKVFTNITTSATATAEAAAYYAIARSNGKAGVVIFTDSAYAIALAKSDAMAAIIRQCKGCTLLETRVQSLGSATKDMPTVTASLLQKYGQKWTYSLGINDLYFDGMLPALTAAGIQPTGQLANVSAGDGSQSAYQRVRTGQYQDATIPEPVNLQGWQLVDELNRAFAGQKPSGFSIPVHIVTKANIAYDGGAKDTFDPQNGYRNVYRKIWGR, from the coding sequence ATGAAGAGCACCGCTGTCCTGAGCACCCTCGTCGCCGTGACCGCCGCCGCCTCCCTCCCCGCCCACGCGCAGGCCAGCGACCCCGTCCTCAGCAAGGCCAGGGCCTTCGTGGCGACCGCCGCCGCCCAGGCGAACCGCTGGACCGGCCCCACCACCGGACCGAAAGCGCAGGCCGGCAAGACCGTGGTGTACGTGTCGAGCGACCAGCGCAACGGCGGCGCGCAGGGCGTCGGGGTGGGCGTGCAGGAGGCCGGGAAGGCCATCGGCTGGACGGTCCGCGTCCTCGACGGGCGCGGCACGGTGTCCGGGCACGCCGACGCGCTCGGGCAGGCCATCGCCCTGAAGCCGTCCGCCATCATCCTCGGCGGCTTCGACGCTGCCGAACAGGCGGACCTGCTGGAACAGGCGAACGCCGCCGGGATCGTCGTGGCCGGCTGGCACGCGGGCGCCGCGTCCGGCCCGATCAGCAGCCCGAAGGTCTTCACGAACATCACGACGTCCGCCACCGCGACCGCCGAGGCCGCCGCGTACTACGCCATCGCGCGCAGCAACGGCAAGGCCGGCGTCGTGATCTTCACGGACAGCGCCTACGCCATCGCCCTCGCGAAGAGTGACGCCATGGCCGCCATCATCCGGCAGTGCAAGGGCTGCACGCTCCTCGAAACGCGGGTGCAGTCGCTCGGCAGCGCCACCAAGGACATGCCGACCGTCACGGCCAGCCTCCTGCAGAAGTACGGTCAGAAGTGGACGTACTCCCTCGGCATCAACGACCTGTACTTCGACGGGATGCTGCCCGCCCTGACGGCCGCGGGCATCCAGCCGACCGGGCAGCTCGCGAACGTCTCCGCCGGGGACGGCAGCCAGAGCGCGTACCAGCGCGTCCGGACCGGGCAGTACCAGGACGCCACCATTCCCGAACCCGTGAACCTGCAGGGCTGGCAGCTGGTCGACGAGCTCAACCGCGCGTTCGCGGGCCAGAAGCCCAGCGGCTTCAGCATCCCGGTGCACATCGTCACCAAGGCGAACATCGCGTACGACGGCGGCGCGAAGGACACCTTCGACCCGCAGAACGGGTACCGGAACGTGTACCGCAAGATCTGGGGCAGGTAA
- a CDS encoding cupin domain-containing protein, which produces MQDPVNLLDLAGGRVSGPFNEVVMAGAGHRVRLTLTTSPGPWHHHPNTPETFIVLQGVLRLEFRDGTRMDLGPGTAYSVPAGVSHRSLSARAVSVSVEVQDQQVVLEDG; this is translated from the coding sequence GTGCAGGACCCCGTGAACCTGCTGGACCTCGCCGGGGGCAGGGTTTCGGGGCCGTTCAACGAGGTCGTCATGGCGGGCGCAGGCCACCGCGTCCGCCTGACGCTCACCACCTCGCCCGGACCGTGGCACCACCACCCGAACACGCCGGAGACGTTCATCGTCCTGCAGGGCGTGCTGCGGCTGGAGTTCCGGGACGGCACGCGGATGGACCTCGGTCCCGGCACGGCGTACAGCGTGCCCGCTGGGGTCAGCCACCGCAGTCTGAGCGCGCGGGCCGTGAGCGTGAGCGTGGAAGTGCAGGATCAGCAGGTGGTGCTGGAGGACGGATGA
- a CDS encoding SMP-30/gluconolactonase/LRE family protein: MTQGTERQTEVSDERLRPLLQDGAALECLYTGATWGEGPVQLPDGRVVWSDIPGNRLLVWQEGEPVREYLNPSHFQNGHALDHEGRIVGCSHGERGIVRQEHDGTWTMLVGEYGGRRLNSPNDVVVARDGSIWFTDPPYGLIQPHEGYGGTQEQPGQYVYRHDPVSGETRAVVLDMVCPNGLAFSPDESVLYVGDTAGTHSGERYWQEAHHHILAFDLHGGEARNARVFAEVSPGFPDGFRVDEHGNVWTSSASGVQVYAPDGTRLGEIPVPEVIGNLTFGGPDGRTLYIAASRSLYRIRVAVRGTTTARHHTPQEGPRP; this comes from the coding sequence ATGACGCAGGGAACGGAACGGCAGACCGAAGTGAGCGACGAGCGCCTGCGGCCCCTGCTGCAGGACGGCGCGGCGCTGGAGTGCCTGTACACCGGCGCGACGTGGGGCGAGGGTCCCGTGCAGCTGCCGGACGGGCGGGTCGTGTGGAGCGACATTCCCGGCAACCGCCTGCTCGTGTGGCAGGAGGGCGAGCCGGTCCGGGAGTACCTGAACCCCTCGCACTTCCAGAACGGGCACGCGCTCGACCACGAGGGCCGCATCGTCGGCTGCTCGCACGGCGAGCGCGGCATCGTCCGGCAGGAGCACGACGGCACGTGGACGATGCTGGTCGGCGAGTACGGCGGGCGGCGCCTGAACAGCCCGAACGACGTGGTCGTCGCGCGGGACGGCAGCATCTGGTTCACGGACCCGCCCTACGGGCTGATCCAGCCGCACGAGGGGTACGGCGGCACGCAGGAACAGCCGGGCCAGTACGTGTACCGCCACGACCCCGTGAGCGGCGAGACGCGCGCCGTGGTGCTGGACATGGTGTGCCCGAACGGCCTGGCGTTCAGTCCGGACGAGTCGGTGCTGTACGTGGGCGACACGGCCGGGACGCACTCCGGCGAACGCTACTGGCAGGAGGCGCACCATCACATTCTCGCGTTCGACCTGCACGGCGGCGAGGCCAGGAACGCGCGCGTGTTCGCGGAGGTGTCGCCCGGCTTCCCGGACGGGTTCCGGGTGGACGAGCACGGGAACGTCTGGACGAGCAGCGCGAGCGGCGTGCAGGTGTACGCCCCGGACGGCACGCGCCTCGGTGAGATTCCCGTGCCGGAAGTGATCGGGAACCTCACGTTCGGCGGACCGGACGGCCGCACCCTGTACATCGCCGCGAGCCGCAGCCTGTACCGCATCCGGGTCGCGGTGCGCGGCACGACCACGGCACGCCACCACACGCCCCAGGAGGGACCAAGGCCTTGA
- a CDS encoding NAD(P)-dependent oxidoreductase → MNDDTTPLTPAPLQATPARPAVALIGTGLMGRPMAENLLRAGFPLTVYDRSPEPLALLARQGAQVAGTAAGAARHADVVITMLPNGDIVNRVLLDDLLLDALRPGTLLIDMSSIHPGIARDHAALLLSRGLAYLDAPVSGGTVGAAQGTLAIMVGGPERDAQRADAVFRALGSPTHVGPHGSGQLCKLVNQAIVAVTIGAVAEGLTLARAGGADPARVREAIMGGFCQSRILDLHGARMVEREFEPGGSITNQVKDLDAVLDVASRHGVQMPLTHTVRDLFADMVERGEGGRDHSALVTQIERLAGLDAVKGPA, encoded by the coding sequence TTGAACGACGACACGACCCCCCTCACCCCGGCGCCCCTTCAGGCCACACCCGCTCGCCCCGCCGTGGCCCTCATCGGGACGGGCCTGATGGGGCGCCCCATGGCGGAGAACCTGCTGCGCGCCGGATTCCCGCTCACCGTGTACGACCGCTCGCCCGAACCGCTCGCGCTGCTCGCACGGCAGGGCGCGCAGGTGGCGGGCACGGCCGCAGGCGCGGCCCGGCACGCGGACGTGGTGATCACCATGCTGCCGAACGGCGACATCGTGAACCGGGTGCTGCTGGACGACCTGCTGCTGGACGCCCTGCGGCCCGGCACGCTCCTGATCGACATGAGCAGCATTCACCCCGGCATCGCCCGCGACCACGCAGCGCTGCTCCTGTCCCGTGGGCTGGCGTACCTCGACGCGCCCGTCAGCGGCGGCACGGTCGGCGCGGCGCAGGGCACGCTCGCCATCATGGTGGGCGGCCCCGAACGGGACGCGCAGCGCGCTGACGCCGTCTTCCGGGCGCTGGGCTCCCCCACGCACGTCGGCCCGCACGGCTCGGGGCAGCTGTGCAAGCTCGTGAATCAGGCGATCGTGGCCGTCACGATCGGCGCGGTCGCCGAGGGCCTCACGCTCGCCCGCGCGGGCGGCGCCGACCCGGCCCGCGTGCGGGAGGCCATCATGGGCGGCTTCTGCCAGAGCCGCATCCTGGACCTGCACGGGGCGCGCATGGTGGAACGCGAGTTCGAGCCGGGCGGCAGCATCACCAACCAGGTCAAGGACCTCGACGCGGTGCTCGACGTGGCTTCCCGGCACGGCGTGCAGATGCCGCTCACGCACACGGTCCGGGACCTGTTCGCGGACATGGTGGAGCGCGGCGAGGGCGGCCGCGACCACAGTGCCCTCGTCACGCAGATCGAACGGCTGGCGGGCCTGGACGCCGTGAAGGGCCCCGCCTGA
- a CDS encoding phosphatase PAP2 family protein → MTDVLQRSLHASAAAHPLLAGVAVFCANDLLFVLLLALAAVAWQGRARVTWGFAARALLSGVVAALLTLALKGVIVDVRPYVAEGYLPLAHAASDNGFPSDHTLVAALLAGWAWWIHPRALPVFVAGTVAVLLGRLAIGAHHTLDVLGSLLYALLGLAAGTLWRPAGTWTARTVLPAKR, encoded by the coding sequence ATGACGGATGTCCTGCAACGCTCCCTGCACGCCTCGGCGGCCGCTCACCCCCTGCTGGCGGGAGTGGCGGTCTTCTGCGCGAACGACCTGCTGTTCGTGCTGCTGCTCGCGCTGGCGGCCGTGGCGTGGCAGGGCCGGGCGCGCGTCACGTGGGGCTTCGCGGCGCGCGCCCTGCTGTCCGGGGTGGTCGCGGCGCTGCTCACGCTGGCGCTCAAGGGCGTGATCGTGGACGTGCGGCCCTACGTGGCGGAAGGGTACCTGCCGCTCGCGCACGCGGCCAGCGACAACGGCTTCCCGAGCGACCACACGCTCGTCGCGGCCCTCCTGGCGGGCTGGGCGTGGTGGATCCACCCGCGCGCCCTGCCGGTCTTCGTGGCGGGCACGGTCGCCGTGCTGCTCGGCCGACTCGCGATCGGCGCGCACCACACCCTCGACGTGCTCGGCAGCCTGCTGTACGCGCTGCTGGGCCTGGCCGCCGGGACCCTCTGGCGGCCCGCCGGAACATGGACGGCCCGCACTGTCCTGCCCGCGAAGCGCTGA
- a CDS encoding DUF1905 domain-containing protein translates to MQLQFSTELIEWRGPAPYLFAPVPEAEADAIRAAAALVTYGWGMIPVRASIGDTGWRTSLFPKDGRYLVPVKVAVQRAETLGRGDRVTVTLNIGV, encoded by the coding sequence GTGCAACTCCAGTTCAGCACCGAACTCATCGAGTGGCGGGGCCCGGCGCCCTACCTGTTCGCGCCCGTCCCGGAAGCGGAAGCGGACGCCATCCGGGCCGCGGCGGCCCTCGTCACGTACGGCTGGGGCATGATCCCTGTCCGTGCGAGCATCGGAGACACCGGGTGGCGCACCTCCCTCTTCCCGAAGGACGGCCGTTACCTCGTGCCGGTCAAGGTGGCCGTGCAGCGCGCCGAGACGCTCGGCAGAGGAGACCGGGTCACCGTCACCCTGAACATCGGCGTCTGA
- a CDS encoding S8 family serine peptidase — MSKSTRAALFLPLTVLMLSACGSTLTPGTSSAVRYDQVTTVPLQAGDTRASIETATGGKVLTWQDGGCGTGEGACAAMVGLPAQTSLGTQSLAQTLARRLGRAVRVEHNRDAFSIGEKTTAGMEGSRVVWAGGSRVVWAGGSRVVWAGGSRVVWAGGTYTPVPENSGTWAQIQLQSAQDKAARLGEGVTVAVIDTGIDLTHPAFQGALTDPSTWQDYVGGDVTPQEEGVYGEGGYGHGTNVAGIVLQVAPLAKIMPIRVLGSDGSGDLSSVVQAIYWAADHGANVINLSLGTTQDSDSVKAAIRAVSARNVLVVSSAGNEDQDKITYPAAYAGDLQGVLSVGSVDAQDVKSEFSNYSGKLKVVTPGESVYAPAPENTMAAWSGTSMSSPMAAGALALALGQGNVSAAGLIGKLTGSADSVDGIAANRDYRGKLGSGRLNVSAFVTAAVQ; from the coding sequence ATGTCGAAGTCCACGCGCGCTGCTCTCTTCCTTCCGCTCACCGTCCTGATGCTCTCCGCCTGCGGTTCCACCCTCACGCCCGGCACGTCCAGCGCGGTCCGCTACGATCAGGTGACCACCGTTCCCCTGCAGGCGGGCGACACGCGCGCCAGCATCGAGACCGCCACGGGCGGCAAGGTCCTCACGTGGCAGGACGGCGGGTGCGGTACCGGCGAGGGCGCGTGCGCCGCGATGGTGGGCCTGCCCGCGCAGACCAGTTTGGGCACGCAGTCGCTCGCGCAGACGCTGGCGCGGCGCCTCGGACGGGCCGTGCGCGTGGAGCACAACCGCGACGCGTTCAGCATCGGCGAGAAGACCACGGCCGGGATGGAAGGCTCGCGCGTGGTGTGGGCCGGTGGCTCCCGCGTGGTGTGGGCCGGCGGATCGCGCGTGGTGTGGGCCGGCGGCTCCCGCGTCGTGTGGGCCGGCGGCACGTACACGCCCGTCCCCGAGAACAGCGGCACCTGGGCGCAGATTCAGCTGCAGTCCGCTCAGGACAAGGCGGCGCGGCTCGGTGAGGGCGTCACGGTGGCCGTCATCGACACCGGCATCGACCTGACGCACCCGGCCTTCCAGGGCGCGCTGACGGACCCCTCCACCTGGCAGGACTACGTGGGCGGCGACGTCACCCCGCAGGAGGAAGGCGTCTACGGGGAGGGCGGGTACGGGCACGGCACGAACGTCGCCGGGATCGTGCTGCAGGTCGCGCCGCTCGCGAAGATCATGCCGATCCGTGTGCTGGGCTCGGACGGCTCGGGCGACCTGAGCAGCGTCGTGCAGGCGATCTACTGGGCGGCCGACCACGGCGCGAACGTCATCAACCTCAGCCTCGGCACGACGCAGGATTCCGACAGCGTCAAGGCGGCGATCCGTGCCGTGAGCGCCAGGAACGTGCTGGTGGTGTCGTCCGCCGGCAACGAGGACCAGGACAAGATCACCTACCCCGCCGCGTACGCCGGGGACCTGCAGGGCGTGCTGAGCGTCGGCAGCGTGGACGCGCAGGACGTGAAGTCGGAGTTCTCGAACTACAGCGGCAAACTGAAGGTCGTCACGCCGGGCGAATCGGTGTATGCGCCCGCGCCCGAGAACACCATGGCGGCCTGGAGCGGCACGAGCATGTCGTCCCCGATGGCGGCCGGCGCGCTCGCACTCGCGCTCGGTCAGGGGAACGTCAGCGCAGCCGGACTGATCGGGAAACTGACCGGCAGTGCCGACAGCGTCGACGGGATCGCCGCCAACAGGGACTACCGCGGCAAGCTCGGCAGTGGCCGCCTGAACGTTTCGGCGTTCGTGACGGCCGCCGTACAATAA